The Bartonella krasnovii sequence AATGGGGGCTCGTTATGCATCCTTTACGCAAGATTTGCGATGGAAAGACTTGACGAAAAAAGTCAATGCGTTTTGTTTAAAAGATCTAGACTTAATATGCCCTTCAATAGGGAAGGGTGTTTCACAATGTTTGTTGTGATGAAGAAATTGCTCTCTCTTGGTATGCCACTGGCTATTGGGTTTATCTCTCAGATGATGATTTCCTTCACAGATGCAGCACTTGTGGCGCATTTAGGTGTTCAAGCCTTGAGTGGTACAATGTTAGCTCTGAGTATGTTTAGTTTTGTTATGTTATTGGGACTAGGGATTATTACCGCTGTTGCACCAAAACTTGCGGAAAGCTTTCGCAGACAAGATAGATATGCATTGAAGGCATGGTTTGATCAGGGAATATGGCTTTCCCTTTTGATTGGAATGATGAGTGCGATTATTTTACTCAATACGAGGAATATTTTATGTCTTTTCGGCCAAGATGAGGCAATTGCCCATATAGCGCAGGAATATAATAGTGGCGCTGCTATAGGGGTGGTGTTTTTTTATCTTTATGTAAATAGCCGCGGATTACTTTCAGCAATTGGTCATCCAAAGCCCTTAACTTTTGTTATGCTTGCAGCTATTCTGGTAAATTTTCTTATCTCTTGGCCGCTTATTTTTGGTATAGGTCCAGTAAGCGGATTTGGTGTCTTTGGTGCTGGGATTGCGAGTAGTTTGATCCGTATTTTGATTGTTCTGGCAGTAGCAATAATTCTGTCCCGCAATTCTACTTTTAGTTCCTTTCACTTTAATTATTTAAGACCAAAGTTAGAAATTGCACGAATAATACAATTACTGCGAGTAGGGATTCCCATTGGTATTCGTATTCTTATTGCGGAGGGCTTTCCTTCTGTCATTGCCTTCATGATTACGGCTTATGGGGTCGAAGCTTTGGCTGCGCATACGATTGGAATGCGTCTTGATATGCTTATTTCTGTGGTAGCTTTGGGGATTTCCAGTGCAGCCGCGACCATAGCAGCGTGGTATCGAGCAGATGAGAATCATATGGCTCTAAAACAGTTACGTATGAGTATCACAGTTTTTGCTGCAGCTTATGTCTTGTTTTTATCAGGGATTGTATATCTCTCTTATGAATTTATCCTTACAACCATCTTTGATATTTCTTCAGTCCGCGTTGTTGTTCTCTCTTGGGAGTTGCTTCCGTTTGTCTTATTGTCTTTTGCTTTTGGCACTTTAGGAGCTATGCTCAATGGCATACTTGTGGGTTTGCTTGATACGTTTTGGTCAATCATTGTGGTCACAATAAGCTATTGGGGGGTAGGCTTATTTGGAGGCGCGCTCTTGGCATATTTTTTTGAATATGGCTTTATGGGCTATTGGCTTGGCATGATTGGCGCAAACTTAAACGTTTCTTTCTTTAATTATATGCGCGTGGGTTATTTAATAAAACGCAATTCTCTGTTTGGAGTGGGGTGAGTGTTATAAAAGCACTCTAAGCACTCACTGTGAAGGCATAGCTCCTCATCCTCCATAGAGGTTGTTTACTTCTATGGAGATAACAGCATAGGTTACAAAACTTACATCATATTGAAAAGGGGGACCTTTGATTATGACCTCAATATGATCTGTTGAGTTTTGAAAATAATATGCGTTTATGAGAAACATTCAGCCTTACAATGAGAAATAAGCTCGGTAAATGGGAATAGTTTAATACTGTAAAAATGACGAGAAAAGTATGTCTATATTTATAAGCTGTTGAGGGGTCATTTTAAAAAAGTTATTGTTTCTATAAGTTAAGGACAATGGCGGTGTTAAAGTGCGTTTGTCAAAATAATCGCCAGCTGCTGATGGTGTTATTCTTGCAAGTCCTGCTTGCGCGGACAAGGGAGAACTAAAAGTAGATGCCAACATAATCCCTTACGAAATTGGTTTTTATTATGTCTAAATAAATTATGAAGAAATTTATGTTTTAGTCGTCCGTGATAATACTTGTTTGTGCGTGATCAAGCCTCATGTAAAGGAATTTTCAAATTACCCATGGTGATATGTCGTCAAATTGGCGATTCAGTGCTTCGATTTCTCAGAAATGTAGCGGGCACTAGAATATAACCATATTAGGGATGGTCTTGTGCCAATTGATAAGCTTACTGATAATGTTTGTAAGTGCCATAATAGCGCACAAAGAGAAATGAAAAACCGCCGTCTTTAATTATGCAAAACAGCGCGCCGACTTAGAGCGCGAAATTATTGTTCTTGCAAAGCAAGACAAAAAAAGCAAAATGATCAAAATGTGGTAATGCGAACTGATCTAGCTGACTTGCATAAGAGCAAAGAGATAAAACAAGCACAAGAAACTTTGCAAAATAAAGAGAACAGCTTATACGACATTTTGCATGAAAGTAAATTTGTAGAGGATACAGAAATAAATGGGATAAAAGGAATTGCAACGTACAAAAGAAATATTCATAGACATATTTTATACTAAGCGTAACGGAGAAACGCAAAGATGAGTATAATAGCGGGTGAAGATAAAATAGAAGGCATGAGTCAAAGCCCAGTTAATCCAGACATGGAGAAGTTAAAAGCAGTATTTCCGCAATGTTTTGCTGAGGGCAAGCTAGATATAGACCAGCTTCTTAATCTATGCGGCGAATATATCGATAATGATTTTGAGAAATTCAAATTTGAATGGAAGGGCAAAGGAGCGAGTTTAAAGCTTGCACAAAAACCTTCACTTGCAACTTTGCGTCCGAAGCGCGAGGAGAGCGTAAGCTTTGATAATACACATAATCTTTATATTAAGGGCGATAATCTTGAAGTATTAAAGCTTATCCAGCGGGCTTATTTTGGCCAAGTGAAGATGATCTATATAGACCCGCCCTATAATACGGGGAATGATTTTATCTATGATGATGATTTTAAAGACCCGTTGGCGCGCTATAAGGAAGTGACGAGCCAAACGACCAAATCGAATCCTGAGACAATGGGGCGGTTTCACACGGCGTGGCTCAATATGATTTATCCGCGCTTGCGTTTGGCACAGACCTTATTGCGTGACGATGGGGTGATATTTATCTCGATTGATGATCATGAAGTGCATAATTTGCGCAAAGTGTGCGACGAGGTGTTTGGCGAGGAGAATTTTAGAAACGTTTTTATCCTGAAACGTTATGATAAAAATATCAATAGTCAATTCGTTCAAGATGGATTGGTTAGCTTTAATACTGGTTTTGAGTATGTGCTT is a genomic window containing:
- a CDS encoding MATE family efflux transporter; the protein is MFVVMKKLLSLGMPLAIGFISQMMISFTDAALVAHLGVQALSGTMLALSMFSFVMLLGLGIITAVAPKLAESFRRQDRYALKAWFDQGIWLSLLIGMMSAIILLNTRNILCLFGQDEAIAHIAQEYNSGAAIGVVFFYLYVNSRGLLSAIGHPKPLTFVMLAAILVNFLISWPLIFGIGPVSGFGVFGAGIASSLIRILIVLAVAIILSRNSTFSSFHFNYLRPKLEIARIIQLLRVGIPIGIRILIAEGFPSVIAFMITAYGVEALAAHTIGMRLDMLISVVALGISSAAATIAAWYRADENHMALKQLRMSITVFAAAYVLFLSGIVYLSYEFILTTIFDISSVRVVVLSWELLPFVLLSFAFGTLGAMLNGILVGLLDTFWSIIVVTISYWGVGLFGGALLAYFFEYGFMGYWLGMIGANLNVSFFNYMRVGYLIKRNSLFGVG